A portion of the Sabethes cyaneus chromosome 3, idSabCyanKW18_F2, whole genome shotgun sequence genome contains these proteins:
- the LOC128739406 gene encoding gustatory and pheromone receptor 32a-like: MLPIKQFYYFSKLFGLAPFPLDGIAAKKEVRFSAAADLLLTGLVMLLYASNLVSILWNSEVSSSISRTANWIQFVPNSFAYIFAMVFAYRKRAIICDILRMFELCDERLLSQFRLSTVDLKNKLRKTSLMACLVTLISGGAACGFNFTIAVRWTHISTLFYWLAFCIPKFGLLLYTFQFAGSIMLLSDRTVLLLKGINNCLTEINHRELKGSSGSPSESTADYRMVKPQTSDTLEGIHQMVEHLQQLANNINDCFGKQAIFSLLSAFICITVQLYYLLNLIRFGFATPGAAFYCLASISLLLLHGIEFYALVTNGDLARVHWRRLMNCLFVAKAKSDEENFRAKMDDLIAFMGCNIPEFHAFGLFPIDLSVLTGIASSIATYLIVLVQFKASEEENGGLVEPEVNFEQDPRFA; encoded by the exons ATGCTGCCAATcaaacaattttattatttctCAAAATTGTTTGGACTGGCTCCGTTTCCTTTGGATGGAATTGCGGCAAAGAAAGAAGTGCGTTTCTCCGCAGCCGCGGATCTGCTCTTAACAGGTTTGGTAATGCTGCTGTACGCTTCCAACCTAGTGAGCATCCTGTGGAACAGCGAAGTAAGTTCAAGCATCTCCAGAACGGCTAACTGGATTCAG TTCGTCCCAAATTCCTTCGCATACATTTTTGCAATGGTTTTTGCCTACCGAAAGCGCGCAATCATCTGCGATATTTTGAGGATGTTCGAGCTGTGCGATGAGCGACTACTTTCGCAATTCCGGTTAAGTACCGTTGATTTGAAAAACAAGTTGAGAAAAACGTCACTAATGGCATGCCTTG TAACACTCATCAGTGGTGGGGCAGCGTGCGGTTTTAACTTTACGATTGCCGTTAGGTGGACCCACATCTCGACGCTGTTCTACTGGTTGGCGTTTTGCATTCCGAAG TTCGGTTTGCTACTGTACACCTTCCAGTTCGCAGGTTCCATAATGCTGCTATCGGACCGTACTGTATTACTACTAAAAGGAATCAA TAATTGTCTCACAGAAATCAATCATCGAGAACTCAAAGGGTCTAGTGGAAGTCCATCAGAATCTACTGCCGACTACCGCATGGTGAAGCCTCAGACCTCAGACACCCTCGAGGGCATTCACCAGATGGTCGAACACTTGCAGCAGTTGGCGAACAATATTAACGATTGTTTCGGCAAACAGGCCATATTTTCGCTCCTTTCGGCCTTCATCTGCATTACGGTGCAGCTGTATTATCTGCTGAATCTAATCCGGTTCGGATTCGCCACGCCCGGAGCGGCGTTTTACTGTCTAGCCTCCAtcagtttgctgctgctgcacggGATCGAGTTCTATGCACTCGTAACCAATGGCGATTTGGCACGGGTACACTGGCGACGGTTGATGAACTGTCTGTTCGTGGCCAAAGCCAAGTCGGATGAAGAAAACTTTCGAGCTAAG ATGGACGACCTGATAGCGTTTATGGGATGTAATATTCCAGAATTTCATGCATTCGGACTTTTTCCCATCGATTTGTCTGTTCTTACCGGA atAGCATCATCAATTGCAACTTATCTCATCGTTTTGGTTCAGTTCAAAGCATCGGAAGAAGAGAACGGGGGATTAGTTGAACCGGAAGTTAACTTTGAGCAGGACCCGCGCttcgcttaa